One window of the Capnocytophaga haemolytica genome contains the following:
- a CDS encoding cytochrome c biogenesis protein, translated as MPQEQAAQYGRLIVQGSDGRMKPLSTLSYEIVRKLTGKTSAVVAGQRLSPEQFLLALQLSPEVLSREPLIQVSPSKQALIAHELHRRELPPQLSFDELLDGNGVYRLKNAVEEANQLKPSERSEFQKELLKVDERFNILYAIFTKSFLRIFPNKKAENHRWYSTKEFTEFDGEEADFVKDIHNFYLEGLLKGNRTHSYAEAEQALGYIDTFQREAGASVYPSKAAIKAELFYTKVRLSNYLFGLNMLLGSILLVFAIAALFFKRRLITTVLIIGERLSWGLLLVFTCDLLLRWYIAKHPPWSDGFEMLLFVSWGVLLFGLLFARKSTFTLPLGLLFSGILLLVSFLDWLNPEITTLKPVLHSYWLKIHVAVIVSSYAPLALSCTVALLSLLLLIFKPSAPTERWWRSMREMIVVEEMSITIGLFLLVMGTFLGGVWANESWGRYWAWDPKETWALISILVYATVAHLRLVPFFRNAYLYHTAVLWAFSVIVMTSYGVNYYLVGLHSYATGDPVPIPSWVYATVAFLVIVSVFAYFKYRGLPQEAQKRLF; from the coding sequence GACTTATCGTACAAGGTTCGGATGGGCGGATGAAGCCTTTGAGCACACTATCCTACGAAATTGTTAGAAAACTCACTGGGAAAACAAGCGCTGTGGTTGCTGGGCAGCGACTCTCGCCCGAACAATTCCTCCTTGCATTGCAATTGAGTCCAGAGGTATTGAGCAGAGAGCCGCTGATCCAAGTCAGCCCCAGCAAGCAAGCCCTCATAGCCCACGAGCTACACCGCAGGGAGCTCCCGCCACAGCTTTCGTTTGACGAGTTGCTCGACGGGAACGGAGTGTATCGCTTGAAGAATGCTGTGGAAGAAGCGAATCAACTTAAGCCTTCCGAGCGGTCGGAATTTCAAAAAGAATTGCTGAAAGTGGATGAGCGTTTTAACATCTTGTACGCTATTTTCACAAAGAGTTTCCTTAGAATTTTTCCCAATAAAAAAGCAGAGAACCACCGTTGGTATTCCACCAAAGAGTTTACCGAGTTCGATGGGGAAGAGGCTGACTTTGTGAAGGATATTCACAACTTTTATTTAGAGGGACTCCTGAAAGGAAACCGTACGCATAGCTATGCGGAAGCCGAGCAAGCCCTCGGATACATCGATACCTTTCAGCGAGAGGCTGGGGCGAGCGTTTACCCCTCAAAGGCGGCTATCAAGGCAGAGTTGTTCTACACAAAAGTACGCCTAAGCAACTATCTCTTTGGGCTGAATATGCTTTTGGGGTCGATTTTACTCGTTTTTGCCATCGCAGCACTTTTTTTCAAACGGCGGTTGATCACTACCGTACTTATAATAGGTGAAAGGCTCTCGTGGGGACTCCTGTTGGTATTCACGTGCGACCTTTTGCTTCGCTGGTACATCGCCAAACACCCGCCGTGGAGCGATGGCTTTGAGATGTTACTCTTCGTCTCGTGGGGCGTATTGCTCTTCGGGCTGTTGTTTGCGCGAAAATCCACCTTTACCTTGCCTTTGGGGCTGCTGTTCTCGGGCATTTTACTCTTGGTGAGCTTTCTCGACTGGCTGAACCCCGAAATCACAACGCTGAAACCCGTCCTGCACTCGTATTGGCTCAAAATTCACGTGGCAGTCATCGTGAGCAGCTACGCACCGCTGGCACTTTCGTGCACAGTAGCGTTATTATCACTATTGTTGCTGATTTTCAAACCCTCAGCACCTACCGAGCGATGGTGGAGAAGTATGCGCGAGATGATTGTCGTGGAAGAAATGAGCATTACCATTGGGCTTTTTCTATTGGTAATGGGCACCTTCTTAGGAGGCGTGTGGGCGAATGAAAGTTGGGGGCGCTATTGGGCGTGGGACCCCAAAGAAACGTGGGCGCTCATCTCTATCCTCGTGTATGCAACGGTAGCGCACCTGAGGTTAGTGCCTTTCTTTAGGAATGCTTACCTCTATCATACGGCTGTACTGTGGGCTTTCTCAGTGATTGTAATGACCTCTTACGGAGTGAATTACTATTTAGTGGGGTTACACTCATACGCTACGGGCGACCCTGTTCCGATACCTTCGTGGGTGTATGCGACGGTAGCGTTCCTCGTGATTGTAAGCGTGTTTGCTTATTTCAAATATCGAGGACTACCCCAAGAAGCACAAAAACGACTTTTTTAG